Part of the Oligoflexia bacterium genome is shown below.
CTGTTTTGGCCGAGGGTACAACTCTTTTAGAAAATGCTGCTAAAGAGCCAGAGATCGTAGATCTTGCTGAGTATCTCAATAAAATGGGCGCAAAAATCACAGGTCATGGCACAAGCATTATCACTATTAAAGGTGTGGGAAGTCTTAAGGCTACACAACACGAGGTGATGCCTGATCGTATTGAGGCGGGCACACTTGTGATTGCGGGTGCCATCACAGGTGGTGAAGTAACGGTTGAAGGGTTTAACCCGGTAATTATTGAATCACTTATTATGAAGCTCTCTGAAATTGGATTTAAAATTCAATCACTCACTGGGAAAGCTTCGGGCGTTCGTGTTTCATCATCCGGAAAATTTTTCCCCGCTACCGATATTACAACCCAACCATATCCTGGTTTTGCCACAGATCTTCAAGCGCAGTTCATGGCATTAATGTGTGTTGCTCAGGGGACAAGCATTATTACTGAAACTATTTTTGAAAATCGATTTATGCACGTAACAGAACTTTCACGATTAGGCGCAGATATAGCACCAAAATCAAGAGTAGCGATCGTTCGCGGAAAACCAAATGGCCTCACCGGCGCGCCAGTAATGGCAACCGATCTTCGAGCCAGCGCTTCACTTGTGCTTGCAGGTCTTGTGGCAAAAGGAAAAACCCAAGTCAGTCG
Proteins encoded:
- the murA gene encoding UDP-N-acetylglucosamine 1-carboxyvinyltransferase yields the protein MDKIIVEGGHVLEGTVRVSGAKNSALPILFASLLASGKHTFKNVPHLKDVESTLELLGSLNCKTSLADNTVIIESEEAKNLEAHYDLVRKMRASVLCLGPLISRYGFARVSLPGGCAIGARPINLHLEALEKMGATIKIEEGYVEATCKKLQGTTIIFDTVTVTGTENIMMAAVLAEGTTLLENAAKEPEIVDLAEYLNKMGAKITGHGTSIITIKGVGSLKATQHEVMPDRIEAGTLVIAGAITGGEVTVEGFNPVIIESLIMKLSEIGFKIQSLTGKASGVRVSSSGKFFPATDITTQPYPGFATDLQAQFMALMCVAQGTSIITETIFENRFMHVTELSRLGADIAPKSRVAIVRGKPNGLTGAPVMATDLRASASLVLAGLVAKGKTQVSRIYHLDRGYENLEKKLQSLGASIQRVP